The following are encoded together in the Lathyrus oleraceus cultivar Zhongwan6 chromosome 3, CAAS_Psat_ZW6_1.0, whole genome shotgun sequence genome:
- the LOC127128734 gene encoding 60S ribosomal protein L2, mitochondrial, with protein MSGVKRALRQFTFGKGKTAGRNSSGRITSFHRGGGAKRLQRVIDLKRNTSSSIGIVERIEYDPNRSSRIALVRWLNGIHPPPQRRTTASAESSTSAASPRVLHLDPSSTSFNDTRGVLGLNSLLPQLHAGAASGKVFISAFSSKTKEDKIESVPLPLGLPRIAVAAARPAFFGTRLKGEDEKLEIRNWKKNSDVWEHRNKRKAAISWHNIA; from the coding sequence ATGTCAGGAGTGAAGAGAGCACTGAGGCAGTTCACCTTCGGAAAAGGCAAAACCGCCGGCCGTAACTCTTCCGGCCGAATCACTTCCTTTCACAGAGGCGGCGGCGCAAAACGGTTACAACGAGTTATCGATCTCAAACGTAACACTTCTTCATCCATAGGTATCGTCGAAAGAATCGAATACGATCCTAACCGTTCTTCTCGCATCGCTCTCGTTCGTTGGCTCAACGGTATCCATCCACCTCCTCAACGCCGCACCACCGCCTCAGCGGAGTCCTCCACCTCCGCGGCTTCACCTAGAGTCCTCCATCTCGATCCATCGTCAACCTCCTTTAATGACACTCGCGGCGTGCTTGGTTTGAACTCATTGCTTCCGCAACTCCACGCAGGAGCTGCTTCCGGGAAGGTTTTCATTTCTGCTTTTTCGTCGAAGACTAAAGAAGATAAAATTGAATCCGTTCCGTTGCCGTTAGGGTTACCGAGGATTGCTGTGGCGGCGGCGAGACCTGCATTCTTTGGTACGCGGTTGAAAGGTGAGGATGAGAAGTTGGAGATTCGTAATTGGAAGAAGAATAGTGATGTTTGGGAGCATAGGAACAAACGGAAAGCGGCGATTTCTTGGCATAACATTGCTTGA